From the Pseudomonas baltica genome, one window contains:
- a CDS encoding LLM class flavin-dependent oxidoreductase, giving the protein MSTTRHMALATLIQGTGAHPASWLQTGTPDDASTSIEHFISMAQLAERGCFDIFFIADTPAARTDNLYAWKRFPFFMNVFEPITLLSALAVATKHIGLGATASTSFMEPYNLARQFASLDHLSHGRAAWNVVTSANDYAARNFGLDKLPPHAERYDKAKEFMEVVEALWDTWEDDAFVHDKANVLNFLPEKQHAVHHDGKYFNVHGALNIARAPQGKPVIIQAGASETGKDFAAKTAEVVFASDPTVEKGKVFYDDLKSRVVKFGRSPDELKILTGLSVVIGATPEEAEAKYQHLQNMIHPDVGRMRLAQDLETDLSDLPLDEPIPEERIPATSNFHRAYFDYIVNMIRVEKLTLREMCMRYERGNVTFRGTAVQVADHMQEWLDGGAADGFMMIFHTMPGGMQDFVEQVVPLLQERGLMKREYTGKTLRDHLGLARPANRHV; this is encoded by the coding sequence ATGAGCACCACTCGACACATGGCCTTGGCCACCCTGATCCAGGGGACCGGCGCCCATCCGGCCTCGTGGCTGCAGACCGGTACGCCGGACGATGCTTCCACCAGCATCGAGCATTTCATCTCCATGGCGCAGCTCGCCGAGCGTGGCTGTTTCGACATCTTCTTCATCGCCGACACCCCCGCTGCGCGCACCGACAATCTGTACGCCTGGAAGCGCTTTCCGTTCTTCATGAACGTGTTCGAACCCATTACCCTGCTGTCGGCGCTGGCAGTGGCGACCAAGCACATCGGCCTGGGTGCCACGGCTTCAACCAGCTTCATGGAGCCCTACAACCTGGCGCGCCAATTCGCTTCCCTCGATCACCTCAGCCACGGCCGCGCGGCCTGGAACGTGGTCACCAGCGCCAATGACTACGCGGCGCGCAACTTCGGCCTCGACAAGCTGCCGCCCCACGCTGAACGCTATGATAAGGCCAAGGAATTCATGGAAGTGGTCGAGGCGCTCTGGGACACCTGGGAAGACGATGCCTTCGTCCATGACAAGGCCAATGTCCTGAACTTCCTGCCTGAAAAACAACACGCGGTGCACCACGACGGCAAGTACTTCAATGTCCACGGTGCGCTTAACATCGCCCGCGCACCGCAGGGCAAGCCGGTCATCATCCAGGCCGGTGCTTCGGAAACCGGCAAGGACTTCGCGGCGAAAACCGCTGAAGTGGTATTCGCCTCCGATCCGACCGTGGAAAAGGGCAAGGTCTTCTACGACGATCTCAAGAGCCGGGTAGTCAAGTTCGGGCGTTCTCCTGACGAACTGAAGATTCTCACCGGTCTGTCGGTGGTCATCGGCGCGACCCCTGAAGAGGCAGAAGCCAAGTACCAGCACCTGCAAAACATGATTCATCCCGACGTCGGCCGCATGCGCCTGGCCCAGGACCTGGAAACCGATCTGTCCGATCTGCCGCTGGACGAGCCGATTCCGGAAGAGCGCATCCCGGCGACGTCGAATTTCCATCGCGCATACTTCGATTACATCGTCAACATGATCCGCGTTGAGAAGCTGACCCTTAGGGAAATGTGCATGCGCTACGAGCGTGGCAACGTGACCTTCCGTGGGACCGCCGTGCAGGTGGCCGATCACATGCAGGAATGGCTCGACGGCGGTGCGGCGGACGGCTTCATGATGATTTTCCATACCATGCCGGGCGGCATGCAGGACTTCGTCGAGCAGGTCGTGCCCTTGCTGCAGGAGCGCGGGCTGATGAAGCGCGAATACACCGGCAAGACCCTGCGTGACCACCTGGGCCTGGCGCGGCCTGCCAATCGGCACGTTTGA